One Spirochaeta africana DSM 8902 genomic window carries:
- a CDS encoding YgiQ family radical SAM protein yields the protein MHPEFLPVSAADIQQRGWDQVDFAIVSGDAYVDHPSFGAALIARLLESHGYRVGMICQPDWNDIDAFRVLGRPRLGFLISGGNMDSMVLHYTSSQKPRREDLYSPGKKAGLRPNRATIVYAAAVRQAYKKIPVIIGGIETSLRRLGHYDYWSDKVRRSILLDAKADLAVYGMGELAMIEIARRLDAASTAGLNPVSADLRGIPGTLYKLPAQQAAEGSDIPPEAIELPAFSETVSSTRAYAEGFALQYRNTDPHSARPLVERYPGGEAVVQMPPQMPLAQQEFDAVYELPYTRRSHPMYDQDGGIAAIEEVRFSLVSGRGCFGACSFCALTFHQGRIIQARSHASLLREAEILTRLPGFKGYIHDVGGPTANFRQSACEKMATRGSCTHRNCLAPTVCKSLKADHADYLTLLRSLRAVPGVKKVFIRSGIRYDYLLQDADEGFFRELVQHHVSGQLKVAPEHVSRSVLRLMGKPELSVFQRFQRRFRELNHTAGKKQFLVPYFISSHPGSTLEDAIALAEYLRDERISPQQVQDFYPTPGTLSTCMFHTGLDPRTMQPVFVPRSGQDKAMQRALLQYRHPENHDLVRRALRQAGRDDLIGNGPRCLVPHGRSSRGGQSRKRTLKPHRK from the coding sequence ATGCACCCAGAATTTCTGCCGGTATCGGCAGCGGACATACAACAACGCGGCTGGGATCAGGTTGATTTTGCGATTGTCAGCGGCGATGCCTATGTTGATCACCCGTCATTTGGCGCCGCCCTGATCGCCCGTCTGCTGGAGTCGCACGGATATCGGGTCGGGATGATCTGTCAGCCGGACTGGAACGACATCGACGCCTTTCGGGTGCTGGGACGCCCGCGACTGGGTTTTCTGATCAGTGGCGGCAATATGGACAGCATGGTGCTGCACTACACATCGTCACAGAAGCCCCGCCGCGAGGATCTGTACAGCCCGGGAAAGAAGGCCGGGTTGCGGCCAAACCGGGCAACGATTGTATACGCCGCCGCAGTCCGTCAGGCGTATAAAAAGATTCCGGTGATTATCGGCGGGATTGAGACCAGCCTGCGCCGGCTTGGCCACTATGACTACTGGTCGGACAAGGTACGTCGCTCGATCCTGCTGGATGCCAAAGCCGACCTGGCCGTCTACGGTATGGGCGAGCTGGCGATGATCGAGATCGCCCGGAGACTTGATGCCGCCAGCACCGCCGGGCTGAACCCCGTGTCGGCCGATCTGCGCGGCATTCCCGGCACGCTCTACAAACTGCCGGCGCAGCAGGCAGCCGAGGGCTCGGATATCCCCCCGGAGGCCATAGAGCTGCCAGCCTTCAGCGAGACAGTCAGCAGCACGCGCGCCTATGCCGAGGGGTTTGCCCTGCAGTACCGCAACACCGACCCGCATTCAGCCAGGCCGCTGGTGGAACGCTATCCGGGCGGCGAGGCGGTAGTCCAGATGCCGCCGCAGATGCCGCTCGCACAGCAGGAGTTTGACGCGGTCTATGAGCTTCCCTATACCCGCCGCAGCCACCCGATGTATGACCAGGACGGGGGAATCGCCGCCATCGAGGAGGTGCGCTTCAGCCTGGTTTCGGGTCGGGGCTGTTTTGGCGCCTGCTCATTCTGTGCACTTACCTTTCACCAGGGACGCATTATCCAGGCTCGCAGCCACGCCTCGCTGCTGCGCGAGGCGGAGATACTCACCCGGCTCCCCGGATTCAAGGGCTATATCCACGATGTCGGCGGCCCGACCGCCAACTTCCGGCAATCTGCCTGCGAGAAGATGGCCACCAGGGGTTCCTGTACTCACCGCAACTGCCTTGCACCCACGGTCTGCAAAAGCCTGAAGGCCGACCATGCTGACTACCTTACCCTGCTGCGCTCGCTCCGCGCTGTACCCGGTGTCAAGAAGGTCTTTATTCGTTCCGGTATTCGCTACGACTATCTGCTGCAGGATGCCGATGAAGGATTTTTCCGCGAACTGGTACAGCACCATGTCTCGGGGCAGCTGAAGGTTGCCCCTGAACATGTATCCAGAAGTGTACTGCGGCTTATGGGGAAGCCGGAGCTGTCGGTATTCCAGCGGTTTCAGCGGCGTTTCCGTGAACTGAACCACACCGCCGGAAAGAAGCAGTTCCTGGTTCCCTACTTTATCTCGAGCCATCCCGGCAGCACATTGGAGGATGCCATCGCTCTGGCGGAATACCTGCGTGATGAGCGCATCAGCCCGCAGCAGGTACAGGATTTCTATCCGACCCCGGGAACCCTGTCGACCTGTATGTTCCATACCGGACTGGATCCGCGCACCATGCAGCCGGTGTTTGTACCCCGCTCCGGACAGGACAAGGCGATGCAGCGGGCCTTGCTGCAGTATCGCCACCCGGAAAACCATGACCTGGTGCGCCGTGCCCTGCGACAGGCCGGACGCGACGACCTGATCGGCAACGGCCCGCGCTGCCTGGTGCCCCACGGCCGCAGCTCCCGTGGGGGCCAATCACGAAAACGAACCCTCAAACCGCACCGAAAATAG
- a CDS encoding PQQ-binding-like beta-propeller repeat protein, with product MTKLIQFCATMLALIFLGGCSFTNPSDTHHRMQLQLDRSAISNLGGDQLPMQADLLLEGNIVFEGEQDGIPLFYTRSSGLIQRYRGAITPDNPASHTLGFNRVIAGRSYQIVVQIDAGEENDAPEDAVLVGISDPVSVSPGQQTTVSIELDWMIPVSFTPEPAVYAGGFDNTVRSIDASGNQIWVFEGHTDDVRNITADADGYVYSSSRDETVRKITPEGQEAWSFDVGGDAMSVAVDSMGNVYTASGFGGVLHKISPSGDLIWIYEDLNTGSFQNHVAVDRDDNLYVGGGNGRVYRIHPDGPDAPEDTILWNSYIGSGNTIWTIDVDDMYVYAGQYSTLAGAGGTVSKLDLEQGALEWTETTFRTQTVFADNLGNVYVAESAGEPTDGILRKIDSDGDTVWTYEYLPSLYSVAVNTDGMIYFSPWSPHFYKLDADREEQWRFNDVTGAVRTLALPPGLRN from the coding sequence ATGACAAAGTTAATACAGTTTTGCGCCACCATGCTTGCACTGATTTTTCTGGGGGGCTGTTCTTTTACCAACCCTTCCGATACCCATCATCGCATGCAGCTGCAGCTCGACCGCTCTGCAATTAGCAACCTGGGTGGCGATCAGCTGCCAATGCAAGCAGATCTGCTGCTGGAAGGCAACATAGTATTCGAAGGTGAGCAGGATGGCATCCCCTTGTTCTATACCAGGAGCTCCGGCCTGATTCAGCGCTATCGCGGGGCGATCACCCCCGATAACCCGGCAAGCCACACCCTTGGCTTTAATCGGGTCATCGCCGGCCGTTCATACCAGATTGTGGTGCAGATAGATGCCGGCGAGGAGAATGATGCCCCGGAGGACGCCGTGCTCGTTGGGATATCAGATCCGGTATCGGTCTCCCCTGGTCAGCAAACCACAGTCTCGATTGAACTGGACTGGATGATCCCCGTCTCCTTTACCCCCGAACCGGCAGTCTACGCAGGAGGATTTGACAACACTGTACGATCAATCGATGCAAGCGGAAACCAGATCTGGGTATTTGAAGGCCATACCGACGATGTACGTAACATAACTGCAGATGCTGATGGGTATGTATACTCTTCCTCCCGCGACGAGACCGTGCGCAAGATTACCCCCGAAGGACAGGAAGCCTGGTCGTTCGATGTTGGCGGCGATGCCATGTCGGTCGCGGTAGACAGCATGGGGAATGTCTACACCGCCAGCGGATTTGGCGGAGTCCTGCACAAGATATCCCCCAGCGGGGATCTGATCTGGATCTACGAAGACTTGAACACCGGATCCTTTCAGAACCATGTAGCCGTCGACCGCGATGACAACCTCTACGTTGGCGGCGGCAATGGCCGCGTCTACCGGATACATCCCGATGGCCCCGATGCCCCCGAGGACACTATCCTCTGGAACAGCTATATTGGCAGCGGGAACACCATCTGGACCATCGATGTAGACGACATGTACGTATATGCAGGACAGTACAGCACACTTGCTGGTGCCGGAGGTACCGTTTCAAAACTGGATCTGGAACAAGGCGCTCTTGAATGGACCGAAACAACCTTCCGTACACAAACCGTGTTCGCAGATAATCTGGGCAACGTCTATGTTGCCGAATCGGCCGGGGAACCAACCGACGGTATCCTGCGTAAGATCGACAGCGATGGTGATACAGTCTGGACCTATGAGTACCTGCCGAGCCTGTACAGCGTTGCGGTTAACACCGATGGCATGATCTATTTTTCCCCCTGGTCGCCGCATTTCTACAAGCTGGACGCTGACCGTGAAGAGCAGTGGCGGTTTAATGACGTTACCGGCGCCGTGCGTACCCTGGCTCTGCCGCCGGGTTTGCGGAACTGA
- a CDS encoding protein-tyrosine phosphatase family protein: MRNYQEQLYLGPMPGSTEPLSSWLEDVRTNGITLVICLTPPHEIEKKSPEYARLLNDWTLTASTTVAESPSAPPPDSTPAGSSQVDTDSHPEVIQLAVGDNQAPEDPAAFWKAVESTAAHTKAGGKAFIHCRGGRGRTGLFAAAVLMQQGKSAEEALAAIKPAGSYPESADQQAFLRRAPL, from the coding sequence ATGCGCAATTATCAGGAACAGCTGTATCTCGGCCCTATGCCCGGCAGCACCGAACCACTTTCATCCTGGCTTGAGGATGTGCGCACCAATGGCATAACCCTGGTGATTTGCTTGACTCCGCCGCATGAAATCGAGAAAAAGTCCCCCGAATATGCGCGGCTGCTGAACGACTGGACCCTTACCGCTTCCACCACAGTCGCGGAATCCCCCTCTGCACCACCACCTGACTCTACCCCCGCTGGCAGCAGCCAGGTAGATACCGACAGTCACCCGGAGGTTATCCAGCTGGCAGTCGGTGACAACCAGGCTCCAGAGGATCCAGCAGCCTTCTGGAAGGCAGTGGAATCCACTGCAGCGCATACCAAGGCCGGGGGCAAGGCATTCATCCATTGTCGCGGCGGCCGTGGCCGCACCGGCCTGTTTGCCGCCGCAGTGCTGATGCAGCAGGGAAAATCCGCAGAGGAAGCGCTCGCTGCTATCAAACCGGCCGGCTCCTACCCGGAATCTGCCGACCAGCAGGCATTCTTGCGCCGCGCACCGCTGTAG
- the serS gene encoding serine--tRNA ligase produces MIDVKHLKEHLDQHKANITARGMVADPERALELYERRNRLQTELDELRRLRNDTAARMKGKLEQSEREELIAEGKRLKNEIPAREHEFEQTDHQLRGELERIPNLAHPDAPIGKEDKDNLQLRTWGEIPKFDFTPKDHVQLGSELDLIDFETATRVTGPKFYFLKNQAVFLELALARFALDKLQGHGFTPTITPDIAREEVVSGIGFNPRGEESNIYTLEGTGTCLVGTAEITLGGYHAGKMLTASELPIRLAGLSHCFRREAGAAGQFSKGLYRVHQFTKVEMFVYTTPEESEAEHDRLCAIEEEIFQALEIPYRVVDTCTGDLGSPAYRKFDLEAWMPGRGESGDWGEVTSTSNCTDYQARRLNVRFKDSEGRTRMVHMLNGTAIAVSRALVALMENFQQADGSIRIPDALIPYTGFDRIPARS; encoded by the coding sequence ATGATCGATGTAAAGCACCTGAAAGAGCACCTGGACCAGCACAAGGCCAACATCACTGCCCGCGGGATGGTGGCCGATCCCGAACGGGCTCTCGAGCTGTATGAACGACGCAACCGTCTCCAGACCGAACTGGATGAACTGCGCCGTCTTCGTAACGACACCGCAGCCCGAATGAAGGGAAAACTCGAACAAAGCGAGCGTGAGGAACTGATCGCCGAGGGAAAACGCCTGAAGAATGAAATCCCGGCTCGTGAACACGAGTTCGAGCAGACTGACCATCAGTTGCGCGGTGAGCTTGAGCGGATTCCGAACCTTGCGCATCCCGACGCCCCGATCGGTAAAGAGGATAAGGATAATCTCCAGTTGCGCACCTGGGGCGAGATCCCCAAATTCGATTTCACCCCCAAAGACCATGTGCAGCTTGGCAGCGAGCTTGATCTGATCGACTTCGAAACTGCAACCCGGGTGACCGGGCCGAAGTTCTACTTTCTGAAAAACCAGGCCGTATTTCTCGAGCTGGCCCTTGCTCGCTTCGCACTGGACAAACTGCAGGGCCACGGCTTTACCCCGACTATCACCCCGGACATCGCACGAGAAGAGGTTGTATCGGGTATCGGTTTTAATCCCAGAGGCGAAGAAAGCAATATCTACACCCTGGAGGGCACCGGAACCTGCCTTGTCGGCACCGCAGAGATAACCCTTGGCGGCTATCACGCCGGGAAGATGCTTACCGCCAGTGAACTTCCGATCCGGCTGGCCGGGCTTTCACACTGCTTCCGTCGCGAAGCCGGGGCTGCCGGGCAGTTTTCCAAGGGGCTGTATCGTGTCCACCAGTTCACCAAAGTGGAGATGTTTGTGTACACCACCCCCGAAGAGAGCGAAGCGGAGCATGACCGGCTGTGTGCGATAGAAGAAGAGATCTTCCAGGCACTGGAAATCCCCTATCGGGTAGTTGACACCTGCACCGGTGACCTCGGTTCTCCCGCCTACCGCAAATTTGATCTTGAAGCATGGATGCCTGGCCGCGGTGAATCGGGAGACTGGGGCGAGGTAACCTCTACCAGCAACTGTACCGACTATCAGGCCCGTCGCCTGAACGTGCGTTTCAAGGATTCCGAAGGTCGCACCCGCATGGTACACATGCTGAACGGTACCGCTATCGCTGTCTCCCGGGCACTGGTTGCCTTGATGGAAAACTTCCAGCAAGCGGACGGCTCGATCCGCATACCGGATGCCCTGATACCCTACACCGGCTTTGACCGCATACCGGCACGATCCTGA
- a CDS encoding N-acetylneuraminate synthase family protein, with product MAPSDHRQQSGNHIYIIAEIGTGHGGDLVAAERLVAAAAAAGADCAKFQTVFADEIVPPNVGDVPLPGGSIPLYERFRQLEQPADFYHELKEICTYHDLDFLSTPFGLRSARLLQKIGSQAIKIASPELNHLPLLTEVAGYHLPLILSSGVSRLEDIERALEITGTQEVTLLQCVTAYPAPAEDYNLRILPLLQKLFGVAVGVSDHSLDPVLVPTLAVTQGATVIEKHITLSHDGNGLDDPIALEPEQFAAMVQSVRQARKEPAEQTLKRLTNEYGTATVEAVLGSGRKLLAPSERDNYGRTNRSVHAVRDLNAGDPLTPEDYALLRTEKLLHPGIPPHAAELLPGAVLSRSVPAGQGIRWKDLMTLHR from the coding sequence ATGGCACCATCGGACCATCGGCAACAATCCGGCAATCATATCTACATCATTGCCGAAATCGGCACCGGGCACGGTGGTGATCTTGTCGCTGCCGAGCGGCTTGTTGCAGCAGCAGCAGCAGCCGGTGCAGACTGTGCGAAGTTCCAAACAGTTTTTGCCGACGAAATCGTTCCGCCAAATGTGGGCGATGTCCCGCTGCCGGGAGGGTCGATCCCGCTGTACGAGCGCTTCCGTCAACTCGAACAACCGGCAGATTTTTACCATGAACTGAAAGAGATCTGCACGTATCATGACCTCGACTTTCTGTCGACACCGTTCGGGCTGCGCAGCGCCCGTCTGCTGCAGAAAATCGGCAGCCAGGCAATCAAGATCGCCAGCCCCGAGCTCAATCACCTGCCTCTGTTGACTGAGGTTGCCGGTTACCATTTGCCGTTGATCCTCTCCAGCGGAGTCAGCCGTCTGGAAGATATCGAGCGCGCCCTGGAGATAACCGGCACCCAGGAGGTTACGCTGCTGCAGTGTGTTACTGCCTATCCTGCCCCTGCAGAAGACTACAACCTGCGTATCCTGCCGCTGCTGCAGAAGCTTTTCGGAGTAGCCGTGGGGGTGTCGGATCACAGCCTGGATCCCGTACTGGTCCCCACCCTCGCCGTAACCCAGGGAGCAACGGTGATCGAGAAGCACATTACCCTGTCACACGACGGCAACGGACTTGACGACCCCATTGCCCTTGAACCCGAGCAGTTTGCCGCGATGGTACAATCTGTACGCCAGGCACGTAAGGAGCCTGCGGAGCAAACACTGAAACGCCTTACCAATGAATATGGCACCGCAACCGTGGAGGCGGTCCTTGGCAGTGGTCGCAAGCTGCTCGCTCCCAGTGAGCGTGACAATTACGGTCGGACCAACCGCTCGGTACATGCCGTGCGCGACCTGAATGCGGGCGACCCCCTGACACCCGAGGACTACGCCCTGCTGCGCACCGAAAAACTGCTGCACCCCGGTATCCCCCCGCACGCTGCCGAGCTGCTCCCGGGGGCTGTACTGAGCCGTTCTGTTCCTGCCGGCCAGGGTATACGCTGGAAGGATCTTATGACCTTACATCGGTAA